A window of Garra rufa chromosome 11, GarRuf1.0, whole genome shotgun sequence genomic DNA:
attattattattattactattattattgttcttATAGGTATTACGGCTTTTATTATTGCTAATAATGTATGATATCTccaatggctttttttttttttttttttttgatattactattattatggtAGATATTATTTCAATTATGTGCTACCTCTCCCTCCCCAAGATGCAATAACTGGCTCACATGCGCAGACATTTACATACACACAGGATCATAAAGTTCACAGACATACGAACACACTGTTATATGAATACACTTGTAATATTAGATATCAGTACATATGTTGAAATTGCTTCTTTttctaaatattgtcatattcctTACTTgtttcctttttgttttgtttgtttgcttttttgtttttgttatatgtTTGGTATAATATTGTCACATTCACTTcttgcataataaaaaataaaaaataaaaataaaattagggaaaaaaataaaaaaataaaaaataaaaaataaaaaataaatgggtgtggagtaggcactctatagcgccatcttttgacaaaagttggggggggggggggtagtttttcctacagtcaccaaactctgcacATATAtggttctcatcaatctggacaagtTTCTAAATcaaacccattagctacgaccaacaggaagccggctattttgatttgaatgtggatttttttgaaaaatcggGCTGTAAACAAATGTATACTCCaactaagaacaacaagctgttcacaccaaactgtTTTAACATGAAGaaaagattctgaagatgctaaattgcgagcaaagttgggatatcttgaacggtgttgacgtggtgattttttaaaaatatagtaaaaaagataaccataatttttttatatctttaaagtgcagcatccaaactctttaaaacttttttcacacagagatctaataattctgagcaagtgctgttaatattataattatacaagcttctatgaattaaagaaaataaaaaaaagaactcagaaacctgctctcACTCGgcctgactgtctgtgttgagtCACTACAGAgtgactgaagagtgactgaaggggggaggggtgaaagggagagataccagtggaacatgctgttttgcttaagaccatctttgaggaagatgcacattgcacattgctgtagtgtaatctacataaatatgtctgatctttgagagtctgatctttgagaaaatataaagggtcactaactctttcattgtttgtattttgcagttgttgtttttttatttattttttactgaactgtaccatgaacttgtcctattcagtcacatagcaaaagattaagaaaaatacaactttttagcatgagcgatttatcttcattgatagacatttattttcagaatttaaattttatattcaataaaaaacactaacaatttcaagacaaactttgacaacaaaacaaactttgctgttatctgttcaaaacatctgaaaattttaccattttaagatgagttatatatatatagccccattacaatactcaacttgatttttaaaaatattttgaaagaattaagcgtttatagagcactttattgtgtattgctgtacacccacatgaactgtgttcatgttcatgttaattcacagtacatgaACTTATGtcaaaagatactaatttacctttaaacaatatatgaaaactttttttagcttaatactaattaacattaataaatgctatttaattattgttcatgttaattaatatactgtagttaatgttaacaaatgaaactggatggcaacattttatatattgtgtgtatgtttctgtgtgttgattttaaagtttaaccctttcaattcagtaaactttaaatccaaactggcagagggttattgtgaatgcatgtgccaactgagcaccgttttcctaattgattcttagttatgtagcacttaagagtgatgtcttataacaggagtcaccagcaaaacaatatccacacacaaattgtacagataggtaacaatgacatttaagcagaaatggtggacgtaatgcaagcaataataacattttgttatcatcatgaattacatgttcttatcatcatcatcagaatatagagaaaatgtagcatattggttcacagttggcattatctgaagtcctttgcgggggttaggtttatagcaaactcctcctagagatttaatgatatcaacattatatttggtcagtctgatctagaggccttagagatgttaaattgcgaagatgttgagttttcgttaaagggtgtgtccgtggcggcctgacaaagtttgttgtttcgccatggacatagaagttgttataactcagccataaaatgttcgatctgcctcaaaattcacaggtttggtaagagtcctggcctggagacaacaaaaggccaatattcagatattatcatagcgccacctgttggcagcaggatatatcatatatttcactaactcaaacataccaaggtcaatctgcaccaaacttcatatgtttgataatagtgctggcctgaacacatctacacgccaataatcagttataggcatagcaccaccagttggcagcggcaagtttggcacatttaaatgacttatgacatatttctcctatatttactgtattaaaagcatactgcccaccgtttgctgtttttctaaagccaccggtcaacggtgagcccgggtgtgagggcccgttcatcgctgcttgcagctttaattattatgttGTTTTAACTAAAAATTGAAAAGgcttatacatttttattttattagtatacTTTTTTGCATAGatgatgacatacttttaataaaatgtaaaaaaaaaatgctatcacaaaggtaaaaagaaaatgcaagtcaaatatcacctcatatTAGGaaggctattttttatttttttttattaaacagaagCTGCTCTTTTTTATTAggtggaatttttttatttttttatttaatcccTTATTGTATGGTTCTATTGTCAGACACACGTCTTTTGTGCCCCATGGCAAACAAAGTAAATATTACATGATAAACTAttattaaacgattgcagaaatgttattAATTTGAAGGGATtcagcagaaatcacacagaatgaaattttataatttcatataagTAAACAAGTTAAGAATTTGATAATGCAATTGGAAACATAAGGCCACTAATATGACAactaaaacaacaataataaaatgaatGCCCCAGTTTCGATATTCATAAGGatttattctatctatctatctatctatctatctatctatctatctatctatctatctatctatctatctatctatctatctatctatctatctatctaatttcTAACACCAAATCTGATTTTATGCGCATACGAGTGAATGCTCTTTCCACCTAGCATGGCACAAAGTGCATTTTGTCCAGAgacacaaacaacaacaacaacaacaactacagTTGTCTGGATCAAGAAATGCATTTGATATTGCAGGGGACTTttgtatttcataaataaaatgctGTGAGATCATTGGCTACATTCACAATCATTCAACCATACTAATTACGGCTATAAATATGCAAATACATCAGGATATTTACATTTGGCAACCACAGTTGAGCTCAATCTTAACGATGTTTCTCTATCTATTCATATTCCTGCTTTTCCATCAACTTCATACCAAGGCTGGAAACACTCTTTGCCAAATGATGGGAGACCCTAAGTACCCACTGCTTACCAAGGATGGAGACATAATCATTGGAGCACTTTTTGCAATACGCAGTAAAGAAACAGTACCTTCATTTGAGTTTGCACAAAAACCTCAGCTTCTATCATGCTCCAGGTTTGTTACATTGAAAGCATTAAATcagatcatgtttttttttttatttttttttatgatatttaaaatgaaaatatgttATATTTACAAGTGTATTTTATACCAGTAAACTATTAAAACACCTGGAATATTATGGCATGACTATGTTTTTTTAAGCTGAATGCAAATAATAGTGTTCACATTTctaacattttgatatgtttcaATATGTTTATTTAGTTGTTATGTAACATTGTTGTTTAACATTTTCACAGTGTGAACTTAAGAGATTTCCGTATGGCTCAAATTATGATTTTTGCTATTGAAGAAATTAACAGAAGCGAAAGTTTGCTCCCAAATGTTTCTATTGGATACCGAATTTATGATACCTGTGGTTCAAGACTGTCTGCTATGAGTGCAACCATGGGACTAATGAATGGACCAGAGTTTACTGCAGAATACAGATGCAATGGGCAGTCTCCTATACACGCTATCATAGGAGAAACAGAGTCTTCTGCCACAGTGATTCTGTCCAGAACTACAGGGCCTTTTAAAATTCCAGTGGTAAGGAATAGTACCAACAAAGCTTTAACAATATCATCTCACTGATAACTGTTTCactgctctctctctttcctttTCAGATAAGTCACTCAGCCTCATGTGAATGTCTCAGTAATAGAAAAGATTACCCTTCATTCTTCAGGACTATTGCTAGTGATTACCACCAAGGCAGAGCACTTGCATACATAGTCAAACACTTAGGCTGGTCTTGGGTGGGAGCTGTGAACAGTGACAATGACTATGGAAACAATGTTATGTCTATATTTCTCAATACAGCTCAGAAGGAGGGGATCTGTGTGGAGTACTCAGTAAAATTCTACAGAACAGAGCCAGAAAAACTCAAAAAGGCAGTAGAAACAATTAAAAAAGGCACTGCAAAAGTGATTGTTGCATTTGTTTCACTTGTTGAGATGGGTTTACTTATTGAGCAGCTAAGTATTCAGAATATTACAGGCTTCCAATTGATCGGAGGGGAGGGATGGATAACTGCAAAGAGTTTGATCACTCCAAACAGCTTTCTTGTGCTGGGAGGTTCACTGGGGTTTGCATTTAGAAAGATCAATATTGAAGGGTTTTCAGATTATGTTATTAAATCATTCTGGGACACAGCTTTTCCATGCTCAAAGACTGAGAGGAATTCTTCACAACATTCATTAATCTGCAGCAGATATCAAGATTTACTTACACTAAAAAACTACAATGAAGATGTGCCTGAACAAAGATATGCAAGCAATGTCTATAAAGCAGTTTATGCTGTGGCTCATTCCCTACA
This region includes:
- the LOC141345252 gene encoding extracellular calcium-sensing receptor-like, whose translation is MFLYLFIFLLFHQLHTKAGNTLCQMMGDPKYPLLTKDGDIIIGALFAIRSKETVPSFEFAQKPQLLSCSSVNLRDFRMAQIMIFAIEEINRSESLLPNVSIGYRIYDTCGSRLSAMSATMGLMNGPEFTAEYRCNGQSPIHAIIGETESSATVILSRTTGPFKIPVISHSASCECLSNRKDYPSFFRTIASDYHQGRALAYIVKHLGWSWVGAVNSDNDYGNNVMSIFLNTAQKEGICVEYSVKFYRTEPEKLKKAVETIKKGTAKVIVAFVSLVEMGLLIEQLSIQNITGFQLIGGEGWITAKSLITPNSFLVLGGSLGFAFRKINIEGFSDYVIKSFWDTAFPCSKTERNSSQHSLICSRYQDLLTLKNYNEDVPEQRYASNVYKAVYAVAHSLHSLLNCKEQAACEKGLAIQPKQVVEALKKVNFTVKFGDDLWFDSTGGAVAHYEVVNWQQDSNRSFYFKPVGYFDASLPPDQSFMLNTENIIWAGGQLEKPRSVCSESCPPGTRKAAQRGRPYFLFSHHMCDSVGRAKKERSLSYVRSSEELQAALQSWGSRDGQE